A portion of the Thalassotalea sp. LPB0316 genome contains these proteins:
- the cysK gene encoding cysteine synthase A, whose product MASIYQDNSTSIGKTPLVKLNRVTGGNVYAKIEARNPSFSVKCRIGANMIWDAEKRGVLSQGKEIIEPTSGNTGIALAFVAAARGYAITLTMPNTMSLERRKLLAALGAKLELTEGAKGMKGAIEKAKEIAESDEKYVLLGQFDNPANPEIHEQTTGPEIWQDTDGNIDIFVAGVGTGGTITGVSRYIKNTQGKAITSIAVEPTDSPVISQTLAGEEVKPGPHKIQGIGAGFIPGNLDLEIIDGVEQVSNEEAMEMAHLLMREEGILAGISSGAAVVAAKRLAEKPENADKNIVVILPSSAERYLSSPLFSESFTDKELVQ is encoded by the coding sequence ATGGCGAGCATATACCAAGACAATTCAACATCTATTGGCAAAACGCCTTTAGTTAAATTAAACCGTGTAACCGGTGGTAACGTTTACGCGAAAATCGAAGCACGTAACCCAAGTTTCTCAGTAAAGTGTCGTATCGGCGCTAACATGATTTGGGATGCTGAAAAGCGTGGCGTATTATCCCAAGGTAAAGAGATTATTGAACCGACGAGTGGTAATACAGGTATTGCCCTTGCTTTCGTGGCAGCTGCACGTGGCTACGCAATCACTTTAACCATGCCAAATACTATGAGCCTTGAGCGTCGTAAGTTGTTAGCGGCGCTTGGTGCAAAGCTTGAGCTCACCGAAGGCGCTAAAGGTATGAAAGGCGCAATCGAAAAAGCAAAAGAAATTGCTGAGTCAGATGAAAAGTACGTGTTGCTAGGGCAGTTCGACAATCCAGCGAATCCAGAAATTCACGAGCAAACCACTGGCCCTGAAATCTGGCAAGATACTGATGGGAATATCGATATTTTCGTTGCTGGTGTAGGTACAGGTGGTACTATCACGGGTGTTAGCCGTTACATCAAAAACACCCAAGGTAAAGCGATTACGTCAATTGCTGTTGAGCCGACAGATTCTCCAGTGATCAGCCAAACCTTAGCAGGTGAAGAAGTAAAACCTGGACCACATAAAATCCAAGGTATTGGCGCCGGTTTTATTCCTGGCAACTTAGATCTTGAAATCATTGATGGTGTTGAGCAAGTATCAAACGAAGAAGCAATGGAAATGGCGCACTTACTGATGCGTGAAGAAGGTATTTTAGCGGGTATTTCGTCAGGAGCGGCAGTTGTAGCGGCAAAACGTTTAGCCGAAAAACCTGAAAATGCAGATAAAAATATCGTGGTTATTTTGCCAAGTTCTGCAGAGCGTTACTTGTCGAGCCCATTATTTTCTGAGTCATTTACCGACAAAGAACTCGTTCAGTAA
- the ggt gene encoding gamma-glutamyltransferase: MPVKINAKFKIKALLLIAALLSTNVWAKAPRAIEVREPEAATGYEQKEGVVGTSYMVAAANPYASEAGRNILAKGGSAIDAAIAVQLVLTLVEPQSSGIGGGAFILHFNANNKALTTFDGRETAPKAATPDLFIGEDGKAVRWIEAVVGGRSVGVPGVLAALKQAHDQYGHLPWHELFSDAIELADNGFIVSPRLAKLVEMQFNPGITQLPEISSYFFPNGKAIQAGDVLVNKPLARVYKAIAQEGIDVFYQGWIAKDIVSKVQNAAIAPGRLTLDDMQHYQAIEQAPVCGPYRQYKICGMAPPSSGGIAVVQMLALLEGFDLAKMTPNSLEAVHLFTQSSRLAFADRDKYVADPAFVQMPIEGLLAPQYIASRAQLIDKTKDMGKAVAGSPQGAFAFANNDSFELPSTSHIVVVDAKGNAISMTSSVEMAFGSALMVNGFILNNQLTDFALSPKRDGKWVANRVEGNKRPRSSMAPMMVFNKDGSLKLAIGSPGGSRIINYVAQSMIAILDWHMTPQEAINLPRVTNRNKVTTLEQGTDVAKLKSQLEAMGHEVVIRNLNSGIQAIELEGNQLIGGADPRREGKVFAK, translated from the coding sequence ATGCCAGTAAAAATAAACGCTAAATTCAAAATTAAAGCATTACTACTTATTGCAGCACTGCTTAGCACAAATGTTTGGGCAAAAGCACCGCGCGCTATTGAAGTACGGGAGCCAGAAGCCGCAACCGGTTATGAGCAAAAAGAAGGGGTTGTTGGCACAAGTTATATGGTGGCGGCGGCTAACCCATATGCTAGCGAAGCAGGGCGTAATATTTTAGCCAAAGGTGGTAGCGCAATCGACGCGGCAATCGCAGTACAACTGGTGTTAACCCTCGTTGAACCGCAATCGTCAGGAATTGGTGGTGGTGCCTTTATTTTACATTTCAATGCCAATAATAAAGCACTCACCACATTTGATGGTCGTGAAACTGCGCCAAAAGCCGCGACACCTGATTTATTTATTGGTGAAGATGGCAAAGCCGTACGTTGGATAGAAGCCGTTGTTGGTGGGCGGTCGGTTGGTGTGCCCGGTGTATTAGCTGCGCTAAAACAAGCGCATGATCAATACGGTCACTTACCATGGCATGAGTTGTTTAGCGACGCGATTGAATTAGCAGACAATGGCTTTATCGTTTCACCTCGATTAGCCAAATTAGTTGAGATGCAATTTAACCCCGGTATTACGCAATTACCTGAAATTTCAAGCTACTTTTTTCCAAATGGCAAAGCGATTCAAGCGGGTGATGTCTTAGTTAATAAACCGTTAGCGCGGGTATATAAAGCCATTGCTCAAGAAGGCATTGATGTTTTCTATCAAGGATGGATCGCAAAAGATATTGTCAGCAAAGTACAAAACGCAGCGATTGCGCCGGGTCGTTTAACACTCGACGATATGCAACATTATCAAGCCATAGAGCAGGCGCCCGTTTGTGGGCCTTATCGTCAATACAAAATTTGTGGCATGGCACCACCTAGCTCAGGTGGTATTGCTGTTGTCCAAATGCTGGCGTTATTAGAGGGCTTTGATTTAGCTAAAATGACACCAAACTCGCTTGAGGCTGTGCATTTATTTACGCAAAGTTCACGCTTAGCATTTGCTGATCGCGACAAATACGTGGCCGATCCGGCTTTTGTTCAAATGCCAATCGAAGGTTTATTAGCGCCTCAGTATATTGCCAGTCGCGCTCAATTAATCGATAAAACTAAAGATATGGGCAAGGCTGTTGCGGGCTCGCCACAAGGGGCTTTTGCTTTTGCTAATAACGATAGCTTTGAGTTACCGTCAACTAGCCATATCGTGGTGGTAGATGCCAAAGGTAATGCCATTTCAATGACTAGCTCAGTAGAAATGGCGTTTGGCTCGGCATTAATGGTTAATGGTTTTATTTTGAATAACCAGTTAACCGATTTTGCACTATCGCCAAAACGCGATGGCAAGTGGGTCGCCAATCGGGTGGAAGGAAATAAACGCCCACGCAGCTCAATGGCGCCAATGATGGTATTTAACAAAGACGGTAGTTTGAAGTTAGCGATAGGCTCACCAGGCGGCAGTCGTATTATTAATTACGTCGCGCAATCGATGATTGCTATCCTCGATTGGCACATGACACCTCAAGAAGCGATTAATTTACCGCGTGTTACTAATCGCAATAAGGTGACAACGTTAGAGCAGGGGACGGACGTCGCAAAACTTAAAAGTCAGCTTGAAGCGATGGGCCACGAAGTTGTCATACGCAACCTAAACTCAGGCATTCAGGCGATTGAACTTGAAGGTAATCAATTAATCGGTGGCGCCGATCCTCGCCGTGAAGGTAAAGTCTTTGCAAAATAA
- a CDS encoding type II toxin-antitoxin system YafQ family toxin, whose translation MLKIRTKSSFKKDLKRAAKNNRHNTKLLKELIDKHLIITGTVPSQYKPHLLQGNWQPHMECHIQPDFLLIWDVDWEAEELILVRCGSHSELFG comes from the coding sequence GTGCTAAAGATTAGAACGAAGAGTTCTTTTAAAAAGGATTTGAAACGAGCTGCTAAGAATAATCGGCATAACACTAAACTATTAAAAGAGTTAATAGATAAGCATCTAATTATAACAGGAACAGTACCAAGTCAATACAAACCACACCTGTTGCAAGGTAATTGGCAGCCTCACATGGAGTGTCATATTCAACCTGACTTTTTACTGATATGGGATGTTGATTGGGAAGCCGAGGAATTGATCTTAGTGCGCTGTGGCTCTCACTCTGAACTGTTTGGTTAA
- a CDS encoding type II toxin-antitoxin system RelB/DinJ family antitoxin: MVRARVSSELKHESEAILSELGMSMSDAIRIFLSQVKLRHEFPVELKVPNQDTLKAMEAPVTEDVYDSTDDLFNDILGSSSAKD; encoded by the coding sequence ATGGTTAGAGCTAGAGTTTCTAGTGAGTTAAAACACGAATCTGAAGCTATTCTTTCGGAGTTAGGTATGAGTATGTCTGATGCTATCCGAATCTTTTTAAGTCAAGTCAAGTTGCGCCATGAATTTCCAGTTGAATTAAAAGTGCCTAATCAAGACACTTTAAAGGCGATGGAGGCGCCTGTTACTGAAGATGTTTATGATTCTACTGACGATTTATTTAACGATATTCTAGGCAGTAGCAGTGCTAAAGATTAG
- a CDS encoding AAA family ATPase, whose amino-acid sequence MTAFKGTSNYIASDDLQLAVNAAIHLQRPLLIKGEPGTGKTMLAEELAESLGTELIQWHIKSTTKAQQGLYEYDAVSRLRDSQLGDDKVHDIANYIVKGKLWHAFTKDKRPVLLIDEIDKADIEFPNDLLQELDKMEFFVYETQEKVVATQRPIVIITSNNEKELPDAFLRRCFFHYIKFPDAEQMQAIVDVHFPTIKKDLLDEALAMFFDLREIPGLKKKPSTSELIDWLKLLLAEDIDPELIKEKRQSKVIPPLHGALLKNEQDVHLFEKLAFLQRAGR is encoded by the coding sequence ATGACAGCATTTAAGGGCACAAGTAATTACATTGCTTCAGACGATCTTCAATTAGCCGTAAACGCAGCTATTCACTTACAACGTCCATTATTAATTAAAGGTGAACCCGGCACCGGTAAAACGATGTTGGCTGAGGAGTTAGCCGAAAGCCTAGGTACTGAGCTGATCCAATGGCATATCAAATCTACTACTAAGGCACAACAAGGCTTATATGAATACGATGCGGTCTCACGCTTGCGCGATAGCCAGTTAGGTGACGATAAAGTTCATGATATCGCCAACTATATTGTTAAAGGTAAACTCTGGCACGCTTTTACCAAAGACAAGCGCCCAGTATTACTCATTGATGAAATTGACAAAGCCGATATCGAGTTCCCGAACGACTTACTTCAAGAGCTCGATAAAATGGAGTTTTTCGTTTATGAAACGCAAGAAAAGGTGGTAGCGACTCAGCGGCCAATTGTGATTATCACATCAAATAATGAAAAAGAATTACCCGATGCGTTTTTACGCCGCTGTTTCTTCCATTACATAAAGTTTCCAGATGCTGAGCAAATGCAAGCGATCGTTGATGTGCATTTCCCAACCATCAAAAAAGATTTACTCGATGAAGCGTTAGCTATGTTTTTTGACTTACGCGAGATCCCTGGCTTAAAGAAAAAGCCGTCAACCTCTGAGCTTATCGATTGGTTAAAATTATTATTAGCCGAAGATATTGATCCTGAGTTAATTAAAGAAAAACGCCAAAGTAAAGTGATTCCACCACTACACGGTGCATTATTGAAAAACGAGCAAGACGTTCACCTGTTTGAAAAACTAGCCTTTTTACAACGCGCTGGACGCTAA
- a CDS encoding tRNA-uridine aminocarboxypropyltransferase, with amino-acid sequence MLPEMSSENLSKSGSNQTVKKRAYCSSCQRPEKACICQFTCDVQNSINVLVLQHPSEVKQTKGTVSLLAQSLDKIDILVGEDFSTSMELAQFIEQNSPCYVLHPNEQATSLTEVSNGQINGQSIKGLIIIDGTWKKAYRMYQLTKPLQQLPSLALPDNIECFYHIRKTKKQQALSSFEACVHALALLEQDQAKYQQMIDNFIRFNQFQLSFTPSHHQLNGKSEQ; translated from the coding sequence GTGTTACCAGAAATGTCATCAGAAAACCTGTCAAAGAGCGGCTCGAATCAAACAGTAAAGAAACGCGCCTATTGTTCCAGTTGCCAACGGCCGGAAAAGGCGTGTATTTGCCAATTTACTTGTGATGTGCAAAATTCAATCAATGTTTTGGTGTTGCAACATCCAAGTGAAGTTAAACAAACTAAGGGCACGGTTAGCTTATTAGCCCAATCGTTAGACAAGATTGATATTCTTGTCGGCGAAGACTTTTCAACCAGCATGGAATTAGCGCAATTTATTGAGCAAAATTCACCGTGTTATGTGTTACACCCAAACGAGCAGGCAACGAGCTTAACTGAAGTAAGTAACGGGCAAATAAATGGTCAATCCATTAAAGGACTGATAATTATTGATGGCACGTGGAAAAAGGCGTATCGAATGTATCAGCTGACAAAACCACTACAACAATTACCAAGCTTGGCGTTGCCTGATAATATTGAATGTTTTTATCACATTAGAAAAACCAAAAAACAACAAGCGCTATCGAGCTTTGAAGCCTGTGTGCACGCACTTGCATTACTTGAGCAAGATCAGGCAAAGTATCAACAAATGATCGATAACTTTATACGGTTCAATCAATTTCAGTTATCTTTTACCCCGAGCCACCATCAATTGAATGGAAAAAGTGAACAATAA
- a CDS encoding YgiQ family radical SAM protein, which produces MIPLPKTTLFEYPKYWAECYGNAPFLPMSRAEMDELGWDSCDIILVTGDAYVDHPSFGMAVIGRMLESQGFRVGIIAQPDWHSKDAFMALGKPNLYFGVTAGNMDSMINRYTAERRIRHDDAYTPNNEGGKRPDRAVLVYSQRCKEAYKDVPVVIGGIEASLRRIAHFDYWSEKVRRSILFDAKADILIYGNAERPLVEVSHRIARGEDIKDITDVRGTAFIAKQPLAGWHGIDSRNIDKPGKIDPIISPYQEITPTSCDENKAQDVATDISKTAQPIQIADYRNKSWQDKKKPWLTTYINLPTYEQVKDNKVLYAHASRIFHQEVNPGSAKPLVQKHGDRIIWLNPPAYPLSEAEMDGVFGLPYQRVPHPVYGDAKIPAYDMIKTSINIMRGCFGGCTFCSITEHEGRIIQSRSEESILQEIEDIKEKVPGFTGVISDLGGPTANMYQLNCKSPKAQATCRKPSCVWPTICGHLDTDHTPTINLYRKARNVKGIKKVLIASGVRYDLAIEDPEYVKELATHHVGGYLKIAPEHTEDGPLNKMMKPGMGSYHAFKTLFDKYSKQAGKKQYLIPYFISAHPGTTDMDMINLALWLKENDFKLDQVQNFYPSPLANATTLYHTEINSLKNVKRNSEAVPVPKGGRQRRLHKAILRYHDPANWPIIREALTKMGLARKLIGSKPGCLVPAESKSEGNYQHYKKGGKGKNNAQGFKKGEGVKRSSNSRGKKGLTRFSDNQFKPSNKRR; this is translated from the coding sequence ATGATCCCATTACCGAAAACCACTTTGTTTGAGTATCCCAAATATTGGGCAGAATGTTATGGCAATGCGCCATTTTTGCCGATGTCTCGAGCGGAAATGGATGAGTTAGGTTGGGACAGTTGCGACATTATACTCGTAACCGGCGATGCTTACGTTGATCATCCAAGTTTTGGTATGGCTGTGATTGGCCGTATGCTTGAGTCACAAGGCTTTCGAGTCGGGATTATTGCCCAGCCCGATTGGCACTCAAAAGATGCTTTTATGGCGCTTGGTAAGCCAAACCTGTATTTTGGGGTAACCGCCGGTAATATGGACTCGATGATCAACCGCTATACCGCTGAGCGCAGAATTCGTCATGACGACGCCTACACCCCTAATAATGAAGGTGGTAAGCGCCCAGACCGCGCTGTATTAGTTTATTCTCAGCGCTGTAAAGAAGCCTACAAAGACGTACCCGTTGTGATTGGCGGCATAGAAGCAAGCCTTCGCCGCATCGCCCACTTTGATTATTGGTCTGAAAAAGTCCGCCGCTCTATTTTATTCGACGCCAAAGCTGACATTTTAATTTACGGAAATGCTGAAAGACCATTAGTTGAAGTGAGCCACCGGATTGCTCGCGGTGAAGATATCAAAGACATTACCGATGTTCGAGGCACGGCATTTATTGCCAAACAACCGTTAGCGGGTTGGCACGGTATTGACTCGAGAAATATCGATAAACCAGGCAAAATTGACCCTATTATTAGCCCTTATCAAGAGATCACACCAACGAGTTGTGATGAAAACAAAGCGCAAGATGTCGCCACAGATATTAGTAAAACCGCTCAGCCAATTCAAATTGCCGATTATCGCAATAAATCTTGGCAAGATAAGAAAAAGCCGTGGCTAACAACCTATATAAACTTACCGACATACGAGCAAGTAAAAGACAACAAGGTACTGTATGCGCATGCCTCGCGTATTTTTCACCAAGAAGTAAACCCAGGCTCAGCTAAGCCATTGGTACAAAAGCATGGCGATCGCATTATTTGGTTAAATCCACCGGCTTACCCGTTAAGTGAAGCTGAAATGGACGGCGTGTTTGGCTTGCCCTATCAACGCGTACCACACCCTGTTTATGGCGATGCCAAAATCCCAGCCTACGATATGATCAAAACATCAATTAACATCATGCGAGGTTGCTTTGGCGGTTGTACCTTCTGCTCGATTACCGAACACGAGGGCCGCATTATTCAAAGCCGATCAGAAGAAAGTATTTTACAAGAAATTGAAGATATTAAAGAGAAAGTACCGGGCTTCACCGGCGTAATCTCAGATCTAGGTGGCCCTACGGCAAACATGTACCAATTGAACTGTAAGAGCCCTAAGGCACAAGCAACGTGTCGAAAACCGTCTTGTGTTTGGCCAACCATTTGCGGCCATTTAGATACCGATCACACACCAACCATCAACCTTTATCGCAAAGCTCGCAATGTTAAAGGCATTAAAAAAGTGCTCATTGCCTCGGGCGTTCGTTACGATCTAGCAATTGAAGATCCTGAATACGTTAAAGAGCTAGCAACACATCACGTTGGCGGTTATTTAAAAATTGCCCCTGAGCACACTGAAGACGGCCCATTAAATAAAATGATGAAGCCGGGCATGGGCAGTTACCATGCTTTTAAAACGTTATTCGATAAATATTCTAAACAAGCGGGTAAAAAGCAATACTTGATCCCTTACTTCATTTCTGCGCACCCGGGCACTACAGATATGGATATGATCAATCTAGCCCTTTGGTTGAAGGAGAACGACTTCAAGCTTGATCAAGTGCAAAATTTTTATCCGTCGCCGCTCGCCAATGCGACGACCCTGTATCACACCGAAATAAATTCACTTAAAAATGTTAAACGCAACAGTGAAGCCGTGCCGGTACCCAAAGGTGGCCGCCAACGTCGTTTACACAAAGCGATTTTGCGTTACCACGATCCTGCAAACTGGCCAATTATTCGAGAGGCACTGACAAAAATGGGGCTAGCAAGAAAGCTTATCGGTTCAAAACCTGGGTGTTTAGTGCCGGCAGAAAGTAAAAGTGAAGGCAACTACCAGCACTATAAGAAAGGCGGTAAAGGTAAGAATAATGCACAAGGCTTTAAAAAAGGCGAAGGTGTAAAACGCAGCAGTAATAGCCGAGGCAAAAAAGGTTTAACGCGATTTAGTGACAACCAATTTAAGCCATCAAATAAACGAAGATAA
- the rrtA gene encoding rhombosortase: protein MKLLHAAPSKPHQWFIPVLVSLIALICFIFESHLFGSLGYSHMAISEGQVWRLLSGHFFHANDNHLIMNLMGLWCLWLLHGDYYHYRNMAALYLISAITTGLGMFYFDPDVEIYVGLSGILHGVLIWGALKDIQHKYNMGYLLLFATIGKIGFEQYFGASDEVVKLIEMNVAVNAHLFGAIGGVLAYLLDVKNKTDANKKAT, encoded by the coding sequence ATGAAGTTACTTCACGCAGCCCCGTCAAAACCTCATCAATGGTTTATCCCTGTTCTGGTTAGCCTGATTGCACTAATATGCTTTATCTTTGAATCACATCTCTTTGGCTCGTTAGGTTACAGCCATATGGCAATTAGTGAAGGGCAAGTTTGGCGCTTGTTAAGCGGTCATTTTTTTCATGCTAATGACAATCATCTAATAATGAATTTAATGGGCCTGTGGTGCTTATGGTTATTACACGGTGATTATTATCACTACCGAAACATGGCCGCATTATATCTCATTAGCGCTATAACGACTGGGCTTGGTATGTTCTATTTTGATCCTGATGTTGAAATTTACGTCGGCTTGTCGGGCATTTTACATGGCGTGTTGATTTGGGGTGCATTAAAAGATATCCAACACAAGTACAATATGGGTTACCTATTGCTATTTGCTACGATCGGAAAAATTGGGTTTGAGCAATACTTTGGTGCTAGCGATGAAGTGGTAAAACTTATTGAGATGAACGTTGCGGTTAACGCCCATTTATTTGGTGCGATAGGCGGTGTGCTAGCTTATTTGTTAGATGTAAAAAATAAAACAGACGCCAACAAAAAAGCCACCTAA
- a CDS encoding S9 family peptidase, with protein MKKQLLSIAVALSLSACASTSAPNINTDTANVPVASVATTVETQPTPAYLANGDKVITLEKIMSDPDWMGRSAESWYWGDDSNTVFYQQKREGNPIRDLYQQSLSQQAGAQTVKLANMHIASDRFAQVNKAGTHEVYIFSGNVFVKALASQQVQQLTYTSVTERDAMFLTNGDVAYRVGDKFFQHSLRDNRIVELASLVMSEAPSSDESLSYIAQEQHELIDYIALQKRNDNLRAEQADKLKAQNSSITTTEFYLGKGNRVVHASLSPKGDKMVVSITKAGPTRDESDIMPNYIASDGHIKAEKVRHRVADNRKYQEQLFLLDLKSGQKFPLSYDQLPGFDEDVLASVRQENYQREGKTYESKKSPRNIHVMRTWDPIKWQADGNQVAVMLEAWDNKDRWIATVDLLQNKLTNQHRLHDEAWINYTFNEFGWLNKSNTLYFLSEQSGYSHLYTKSLKGKVKQITSGQYEVSDLTLSQDESEIYFKANVKHPGIYEIYKVATAGGEIQALTDMGGMNDYALSPDESKLLIEHSTVTMPPELYVIDMANNAQPQQITYTVSDEFKSMPFVAPSVVAVPSSHQDEPIYSRVYLPKNFNQAQEKHRAVMFSHGAGYLQNSHLGWSGYFREYMFHSMLAQQGYVVIDMDYRASRGYGRDWRTAIYRHMGKPEVQDMLDGVEWLVENANVDRNRIGTYGGSYGGFLTLMALFNEPETFQSGSALRLVSDWAYYNHGYTSNILNTPEDDKIAYERSSPIYFAEGLNKPLLINAPMVDDNVFFQDSVRLVQRLIELEKENFETAIYPVEPHGFVQPSSWLDEYRRIYKLFENTL; from the coding sequence ATGAAAAAACAATTATTATCCATTGCCGTAGCGCTATCACTAAGTGCTTGTGCGTCGACGTCAGCACCTAATATCAACACAGATACCGCTAATGTACCGGTTGCTAGTGTTGCCACAACGGTTGAAACACAGCCAACACCAGCTTACTTAGCCAACGGCGATAAAGTTATTACGCTTGAGAAAATTATGTCAGATCCCGATTGGATGGGACGCTCTGCTGAGTCTTGGTACTGGGGAGATGATTCAAATACGGTTTTTTATCAGCAAAAGCGCGAAGGTAACCCGATAAGAGATTTATATCAGCAGTCATTGTCACAGCAGGCAGGCGCGCAAACCGTCAAACTTGCCAATATGCACATTGCCTCTGATCGTTTTGCTCAAGTCAACAAAGCGGGTACCCATGAAGTGTATATTTTTAGTGGCAACGTTTTTGTCAAAGCGTTAGCGAGCCAACAAGTACAACAGTTAACTTATACCTCTGTTACTGAGCGTGACGCGATGTTTTTGACCAATGGCGATGTTGCCTATCGCGTTGGTGATAAATTTTTCCAACACAGTCTTCGCGATAATCGCATTGTTGAGCTAGCAAGCCTTGTCATGAGTGAAGCGCCTAGCAGTGATGAGAGTTTGAGTTACATTGCGCAAGAGCAGCACGAATTAATTGATTATATTGCACTGCAAAAGCGCAATGACAACTTAAGGGCAGAGCAAGCCGACAAGCTCAAAGCGCAAAATAGTTCAATTACCACGACTGAGTTTTACTTAGGCAAGGGTAATCGCGTGGTTCACGCCAGTTTATCGCCCAAAGGTGACAAGATGGTAGTGAGTATTACTAAAGCAGGCCCAACCCGTGATGAAAGCGACATTATGCCAAATTATATTGCCAGCGATGGCCATATTAAGGCTGAAAAAGTGCGCCACCGGGTTGCTGACAACCGCAAATATCAAGAGCAGCTGTTTTTACTCGATTTAAAATCAGGCCAAAAATTTCCATTGAGCTACGATCAACTGCCGGGATTTGACGAGGATGTTTTAGCTAGCGTGCGCCAAGAAAACTATCAGCGTGAAGGCAAAACCTATGAGTCAAAAAAATCACCGCGTAATATCCATGTCATGAGAACATGGGATCCGATCAAGTGGCAAGCAGATGGTAATCAAGTTGCCGTAATGCTTGAAGCATGGGACAACAAAGATCGTTGGATCGCAACGGTTGATTTACTGCAGAATAAGCTGACCAATCAGCACCGTTTACACGACGAAGCTTGGATCAACTATACCTTTAACGAATTTGGTTGGTTAAACAAGAGCAACACGCTTTATTTTTTATCTGAGCAATCGGGTTACTCGCATTTGTACACCAAATCACTAAAAGGCAAAGTTAAGCAAATTACCTCGGGTCAATATGAAGTTAGTGATTTGACGCTTAGCCAAGATGAGAGTGAAATTTACTTCAAAGCTAATGTTAAACACCCCGGTATTTATGAGATATACAAAGTCGCTACGGCAGGCGGTGAAATTCAAGCGTTAACCGATATGGGCGGGATGAATGACTACGCACTCAGCCCTGATGAGTCAAAGCTGTTAATTGAACACTCTACGGTGACTATGCCGCCAGAGTTATATGTTATCGACATGGCCAATAACGCACAGCCACAGCAAATAACTTATACGGTATCGGATGAGTTTAAATCGATGCCTTTTGTTGCGCCATCGGTTGTTGCTGTGCCATCTTCACATCAAGATGAGCCAATCTATTCGCGCGTTTACTTACCAAAGAATTTTAACCAAGCTCAAGAGAAACATCGCGCGGTCATGTTTAGTCATGGCGCTGGTTATTTACAAAATTCACACTTGGGTTGGTCAGGATACTTTAGAGAGTACATGTTCCACTCGATGTTGGCACAGCAAGGTTACGTAGTTATCGATATGGATTATCGAGCATCAAGAGGTTACGGCCGAGATTGGCGCACTGCGATTTATCGCCACATGGGCAAGCCGGAAGTGCAAGATATGTTAGACGGCGTTGAATGGTTGGTGGAAAATGCCAATGTAGATCGCAACCGCATCGGGACATATGGTGGTTCATACGGTGGTTTCTTAACCTTGATGGCGTTATTTAACGAGCCAGAGACCTTCCAATCAGGCTCGGCGCTGCGATTAGTTTCTGATTGGGCGTATTACAATCACGGTTATACGTCGAACATATTAAACACACCAGAAGATGATAAAATCGCATATGAGCGCAGTTCACCGATTTATTTTGCCGAGGGGTTAAATAAACCCCTGTTAATTAATGCGCCGATGGTTGACGACAACGTATTTTTCCAAGATAGCGTTCGTTTAGTGCAGCGTTTAATCGAACTGGAAAAAGAGAACTTTGAAACCGCTATTTATCCGGTTGAACCGCATGGCTTCGTTCAGCCAAGCTCATGGTTAGATGAATACCGCAGAATTTATAAGCTGTTTGAAAACACACTTTAA